One Simonsiella muelleri ATCC 29453 DNA window includes the following coding sequences:
- a CDS encoding glutathione S-transferase N-terminal domain-containing protein, which translates to MMVLYSGITCPFSHRCRFVLFEKGMDFEIKDIDVFNKPEDLALMNPYNQVPVLVERDLILFESNIINEYIDERFPHPQLMPGDPVMRGRGRLVLHRLEKELFVHVQTLENTAASAKEHSKAREAIANGLTMIAPAFTKNKYVLGDEFSMIDVALAPLLWRLDHYDIKLSKAATPILKSAERIFQRQAFIDALTPAEKAMRK; encoded by the coding sequence ATGATGGTATTGTACTCTGGCATTACTTGTCCATTTAGCCACCGTTGCCGTTTTGTATTATTTGAAAAGGGCATGGATTTTGAAATCAAAGACATTGACGTATTTAACAAACCTGAAGATTTGGCGTTGATGAATCCATACAATCAAGTGCCTGTATTGGTGGAACGTGATTTGATTTTATTTGAATCCAATATTATTAATGAATATATTGATGAACGTTTCCCACACCCCCAATTGATGCCAGGAGACCCCGTGATGCGCGGACGTGGGCGTTTGGTGTTGCATCGTTTGGAAAAAGAATTGTTTGTTCATGTGCAAACATTGGAAAACACAGCAGCTTCTGCCAAAGAACACAGTAAAGCGCGTGAAGCCATCGCCAATGGCTTAACCATGATTGCACCAGCATTCACGAAAAATAAATATGTATTGGGTGATGAATTTTCTATGATTGATGTGGCGCTTGCACCGTTGTTGTGGCGTTTGGATCATTACGATATTAAATTAAGCAAAGCCGCTACGCCTATTTTGAAATCCGCCGAACGCATTTTCCAACGTCAAGCCTTTATTGATGCACTGACACCAGCCGAAAAAGCCATGCGTAAATAA
- a CDS encoding HNH endonuclease signature motif containing protein → MQIYEKYWELTNEFTDYNNVRFCTVLEICLNFIDNHKNQSYTNDLYNELQTKIQQNPVMISTKTGQYKNLASVRKSINQLIKMGFIEPFLSGYTPLSREYMQAKTNQKRRILLSKIVYTHSGFTRSVTKHSDIRQLNFLIKTLVEHPNGKLNKAEIAALMLVDLVNFPRDYLTEAELNHYLQQGSQSGFIERKYNQISYLWNLLAKLDDLQCVGDDLYFAEDAQRIFGDLSTSSTRKRDPYLHRLYKNQLQEESEEQYGGVKCMLEKLAYPVLVASHIKPFILSDDTEAYDPNNGLLLSRTLDSLFDLKYISFDDAGNMLKSQRLSDDVWQYWQNVKLDSVLLNDERKRYLSQHRELMREADLKFQVA, encoded by the coding sequence ATGCAAATTTATGAGAAATATTGGGAATTAACCAATGAGTTTACTGATTACAATAATGTGCGTTTTTGTACCGTATTGGAAATTTGTTTAAATTTTATTGATAACCATAAAAATCAATCGTATACCAATGATTTATATAATGAATTGCAAACTAAAATTCAGCAAAACCCTGTCATGATTTCCACAAAAACAGGGCAATATAAAAATTTGGCATCTGTGCGAAAATCCATTAACCAATTGATTAAAATGGGATTTATTGAACCGTTTTTGTCAGGCTATACGCCGTTATCACGCGAATATATGCAAGCCAAAACCAATCAGAAACGCCGGATATTGTTATCAAAAATTGTGTACACACATTCAGGTTTTACGCGTTCAGTAACTAAACATTCTGATATTCGCCAACTCAATTTCTTGATTAAAACACTGGTGGAACACCCAAATGGCAAATTGAATAAAGCCGAAATTGCCGCATTGATGTTGGTGGATTTGGTAAATTTTCCACGTGATTATTTGACGGAAGCTGAATTAAATCACTATTTGCAACAAGGTTCACAGTCAGGTTTTATTGAAAGAAAATACAATCAAATTAGCTATTTGTGGAATTTGCTTGCTAAATTAGATGATTTGCAATGCGTGGGCGATGATTTGTATTTTGCCGAAGACGCACAACGTATTTTTGGCGATTTAAGTACAAGCAGTACACGCAAACGCGACCCTTATCTGCATCGTTTGTACAAAAATCAATTGCAAGAAGAAAGTGAAGAGCAATACGGTGGCGTGAAATGTATGCTGGAAAAATTAGCGTATCCTGTTTTGGTAGCAAGCCATATCAAGCCGTTTATTTTGTCGGACGACACCGAAGCATATGACCCTAATAACGGTTTATTGTTGAGCCGTACTTTGGATAGCTTGTTTGATTTGAAATATATTTCGTTTGATGATGCTGGCAATATGTTGAAATCGCAAAGATTATCTGATGATGTGTGGCAATATTGGCAAAATGTGAAATTAGATAGTGTTTTGTTAAACGATGAACGTAAGCGATATTTATCACAGCATCGGGAATTGATGAGAGAAGCAGATTTGAAGTTTCAGGTAGCCTGA
- a CDS encoding ClpXP protease specificity-enhancing factor: MSESSSTSTKPYLIRALYEWCLDNGYTPYLAIWVNEYTRVPQQFVQNDEIVLSISQSATKDLIIDNEWISFHARFGGVAQEVWVPVNHVMSIFAKETGEGMGFEVIPYTPNESTINESMINEPNAKKKVLKLVK; the protein is encoded by the coding sequence ATGAGTGAATCCAGCAGCACATCAACCAAACCTTATTTAATTCGCGCTTTATATGAGTGGTGTTTGGACAATGGCTACACACCATATTTGGCGATTTGGGTCAATGAATACACGCGTGTACCACAACAATTCGTTCAAAACGATGAAATTGTGTTGAGCATCAGCCAAAGTGCCACAAAAGATTTAATCATTGATAATGAATGGATTAGCTTTCATGCGCGATTTGGTGGCGTGGCACAAGAAGTGTGGGTACCTGTGAATCATGTGATGAGCATTTTCGCCAAAGAAACGGGCGAAGGCATGGGCTTTGAAGTGATTCCCTACACACCAAATGAGTCCACGATAAACGAATCCATGATAAACGAACCGAACGCCAAGAAAAAAGTCCTGAAATTGGTTAAATAA
- a CDS encoding cation diffusion facilitator family transporter, with protein sequence MTHLHTHSNAHHHDNTQILLMSFAIIMLFMLVEYVGGYLTHSLALIADAGHMLNDSLGLAIALLALTWVKKWARHLAVVNGLSLLSVAIFVLFEAWQRWQSPSEINSLPMLAIALSGLVANGVVAKIMLAANHNNINIRAAYLHVLVDIAGSVVAIVAGLCAYFWGWQWVDTLASTVLSVLILRSGWGITRNALRELQEQRVPQTD encoded by the coding sequence ATGACTCATCTGCACACACATTCTAACGCACATCATCACGACAATACACAAATTTTGTTAATGAGTTTTGCAATTATCATGTTGTTTATGTTGGTGGAATATGTGGGGGGGTACCTGACGCACAGTTTGGCATTGATAGCGGACGCTGGGCATATGTTAAATGACAGCTTGGGATTGGCAATTGCGTTACTTGCGCTGACGTGGGTAAAAAAATGGGCACGACATTTAGCGGTAGTTAATGGTTTATCGTTGTTATCTGTAGCGATTTTTGTGTTATTTGAAGCATGGCAACGCTGGCAAAGCCCAAGTGAAATAAATAGTTTACCGATGTTAGCGATTGCATTGTCTGGGTTGGTTGCGAATGGAGTGGTAGCGAAAATTATGCTTGCTGCTAATCACAACAATATCAATATTAGGGCAGCGTATTTACACGTTTTAGTGGATATTGCTGGGTCGGTGGTAGCGATTGTGGCTGGGTTGTGTGCGTATTTTTGGGGCTGGCAATGGGTGGACACGCTGGCAAGTACAGTATTAAGCGTGTTGATTTTAAGAAGTGGCTGGGGCATCACGCGTAACGCTTTGCGTGAGTTGCAAGAGCAGCGCGTTCCACAAACAGATTGA
- a CDS encoding DNA adenine methylase — protein MNYKKYPKINYIGNKEKIAAWICDQLPEDVNTVADVFSGGCSFSFEAKKRGYRVIANDILLINHQLALALIENNHDILTDEDVNTIFSGSLKSGFMTEHYANVFFFEDECKQLDYIHENISELVNPYKKALAFSLMRRAMIRKMPYSRFTIPWEKIKQLRDEEYSYAKYGRRRAYHNETFESHFRQNLAAYNQAVFDNGKTHQAFNEDVFDLLKHIQADAVYLDPPYTGTMNNYFGFYGLLDSYISSAIQQPFNNHFMDKKQVVELFERLIGCLKPFKYWLLSYNNVSHPNREELAAMLAQDGHSVKILETPHVYKVTGKENKQNHKEILFLVENHHANL, from the coding sequence ATGAATTATAAAAAATACCCAAAAATCAATTATATAGGTAATAAGGAAAAAATTGCAGCGTGGATTTGCGATCAACTGCCCGAAGATGTGAATACGGTAGCTGATGTGTTTAGCGGTGGTTGTTCGTTTTCATTTGAAGCAAAAAAACGTGGTTATCGCGTGATTGCTAATGATATTTTGTTGATAAATCATCAACTTGCTTTAGCTTTGATTGAGAATAATCATGACATTTTAACCGATGAAGATGTGAATACTATTTTTTCAGGCAGCCTGAAAAGTGGTTTTATGACTGAACATTATGCGAATGTGTTTTTCTTTGAAGATGAATGTAAACAGCTTGATTATATTCATGAAAATATTTCAGAATTAGTCAATCCATATAAAAAAGCGTTGGCGTTTAGTTTGATGCGCCGAGCCATGATTCGCAAAATGCCGTATTCACGTTTCACTATTCCTTGGGAAAAGATAAAGCAGTTGCGAGATGAAGAATATAGTTATGCGAAATACGGTCGTCGCCGTGCGTATCACAATGAAACGTTTGAAAGCCATTTTCGGCAAAATTTGGCAGCATACAATCAAGCGGTGTTTGATAATGGTAAAACGCATCAGGCATTCAACGAAGATGTGTTTGATTTATTGAAACATATTCAAGCCGATGCGGTGTATCTTGACCCCCCGTACACGGGTACGATGAACAATTATTTTGGTTTTTATGGTTTATTGGATAGCTATATTTCGTCAGCTATTCAGCAACCGTTTAATAATCATTTTATGGATAAAAAGCAGGTAGTTGAATTGTTTGAACGATTGATAGGCTGCCTGAAACCGTTTAAATACTGGCTCTTGAGTTATAACAATGTGTCGCACCCCAATCGTGAAGAATTAGCGGCAATGTTGGCACAAGATGGGCACAGCGTCAAAATTTTGGAAACACCGCACGTTTACAAAGTTACGGGCAAAGAAAATAAGCAAAATCACAAAGAAATTTTGTTTTTAGTGGAAAATCATCATGCAAATTTATGA